The following are from one region of the Jatrophihabitans telluris genome:
- a CDS encoding endonuclease/exonuclease/phosphatase family protein, which produces MSKIAEVRPLTLLLWLLMVLPACSLLARNVASSNHVLVLAACAAPFSVIFALPALIVGATSRRWFTLTAAAVLIVLVLLPSALTVLRRSPATAGRPQLRVLSLNMRLGQADPNRLVAEVLSHRVDVLAVQELTGSALTRLQAAGLSRLLPHEFVDPRPGAGGVGLFSRFPLGDERSYTGFNNGVLSASLVAPGLPETHVLSSHLGAPWPQSGTRWFTESRLLTDVLKQIPGPLIDAGDFNATTSLRVLRDLISRTGTADAATQAGAATIRTYPANGPLPPLLGIDHVLLRTLKAGTVRTISVPGTDHRALLVTVVAA; this is translated from the coding sequence GTGTCAAAGATTGCCGAGGTGCGGCCGCTGACGTTGCTGCTCTGGCTGTTGATGGTTCTGCCCGCGTGCTCGTTGCTGGCCCGCAACGTCGCCAGCTCGAACCACGTCCTGGTGCTGGCCGCGTGCGCGGCGCCGTTCAGCGTGATCTTCGCGCTTCCCGCCCTGATCGTCGGCGCGACGTCGCGGCGCTGGTTCACCCTCACCGCCGCGGCCGTTCTCATCGTGCTGGTGCTGTTGCCCTCGGCCCTCACCGTCCTACGCCGATCGCCGGCCACCGCGGGGCGCCCGCAACTGCGTGTGCTCAGCCTGAACATGCGCTTGGGCCAGGCAGATCCGAACCGCCTCGTCGCCGAGGTCCTCAGCCACCGGGTCGATGTCCTGGCCGTGCAGGAGCTGACCGGATCGGCGTTGACTCGATTGCAGGCGGCGGGGTTGAGTCGGCTGTTGCCACACGAGTTCGTCGATCCCCGACCCGGTGCGGGCGGGGTGGGACTGTTCAGCCGGTTCCCACTCGGCGACGAGCGGTCCTACACGGGCTTCAACAACGGCGTGCTGTCCGCCTCGCTCGTCGCGCCGGGGCTGCCCGAGACGCACGTGTTGTCCTCGCATCTCGGTGCGCCGTGGCCGCAGAGCGGGACCCGTTGGTTCACCGAGAGTCGGCTGCTCACCGACGTCCTCAAGCAGATTCCCGGACCGCTCATCGACGCCGGAGACTTCAACGCCACCACGTCCCTACGGGTGTTGCGTGATCTCATCAGCAGGACCGGGACGGCCGACGCCGCCACCCAGGCCGGTGCAGCCACGATCCGGACGTATCCGGCCAACGGTCCGCTGCCACCTCTGCTGGGCATCGATCACGTGTTGCTCCGCACCCTGAAGGCAGGCACCGTGCGGACGATCTCCGTCCCGGGCACCGATCATCGCGCGCTCTTGGTCACCGTCGTTGCAGCCTGA
- a CDS encoding ATP-binding protein, with protein MTAPAPPPYLFPAATPGLRPPRLYRAVRGRWFGGVACGLARYLDVSVWLVRIGFFVAALSGGLGILLYGAFWIVLRTPPDQPQQSRRAAVEFVVALVIGAGVLLANARTLPLGWWFVPVMLAIFGGALVWRQASETERDRWRRLSRSSLAAGAFDRTGALRLALGITLVLAGGVFVLFQTGTGTKAIGVGLAAVLVTVGGLALITGPWWLRLVQELGAERTERIRNEERADIAAHLHDSVLQTLALIQRNANSPREVARLARSQERELRTKLYGSMVPTGTFAELLAGAAAEIEDTYAITIDLVVVGGERDVDTRLDALVAAAREAMVNAAKHAGVTSVSVYAELAPGSSRPGVTEAQVFVRDRGIGFDPDIIEEDRQGVRGSIIGRLERQRGSATIKSSPGAGTEVALRMELS; from the coding sequence ATGACCGCTCCTGCCCCTCCTCCCTACCTCTTCCCGGCCGCCACGCCTGGCTTACGGCCGCCGCGGCTGTACCGAGCCGTGCGCGGCCGCTGGTTCGGCGGAGTCGCCTGCGGCCTGGCCCGCTACCTCGACGTGTCGGTGTGGCTCGTCCGGATCGGATTCTTCGTCGCCGCGCTGTCCGGTGGCCTGGGCATCCTGCTCTACGGCGCATTCTGGATCGTCCTGCGTACCCCGCCCGACCAGCCCCAGCAATCGCGAAGGGCGGCCGTCGAGTTCGTGGTCGCGCTCGTGATCGGCGCGGGGGTCCTGCTGGCCAACGCCCGCACCCTGCCGCTGGGGTGGTGGTTCGTACCCGTGATGCTGGCCATCTTCGGCGGCGCGCTCGTCTGGCGTCAGGCTTCGGAGACCGAGCGGGATCGGTGGCGGCGCCTGTCCCGCAGCTCGCTGGCTGCCGGGGCCTTCGACCGCACCGGCGCGCTCAGGCTCGCGCTCGGTATCACGCTGGTGCTCGCCGGGGGCGTGTTCGTCCTGTTCCAGACCGGCACCGGAACCAAGGCGATCGGGGTCGGTCTCGCGGCCGTGCTGGTGACCGTCGGGGGCCTCGCGCTGATCACCGGGCCGTGGTGGCTGCGGCTGGTGCAGGAGTTGGGCGCCGAGCGCACCGAGCGGATCCGCAACGAGGAGCGTGCCGACATCGCCGCCCATCTGCACGACTCGGTGCTGCAAACCCTGGCGTTGATCCAGCGCAACGCCAACTCCCCCCGCGAGGTGGCCCGGTTGGCTCGCAGCCAGGAACGCGAGCTGCGTACGAAGCTGTACGGCTCGATGGTTCCGACCGGGACCTTCGCCGAGCTGCTGGCCGGTGCCGCCGCCGAGATCGAGGACACGTACGCCATCACGATCGACCTCGTGGTGGTGGGCGGCGAGCGCGACGTCGACACGCGCCTGGACGCGCTGGTCGCGGCGGCCCGCGAGGCGATGGTCAACGCGGCCAAGCACGCGGGCGTGACGAGCGTGTCCGTCTACGCAGAACTGGCGCCTGGCTCGTCCCGGCCGGGGGTGACCGAGGCTCAGGTCTTCGTCCGCGATCGCGGCATCGGTTTCGACCCCGACATCATCGAGGAGGATCGTCAGGGAGTGCGCGGTTCGATCATCGGCCGGCTGGAACGTCAGCGCGGTAGCGCCACCATCAAGTCCAGCCCGGGCGCCGGTACCGAGGTCGCCCTCAGAATGGAGCTTTCGTGA
- a CDS encoding signal peptidase II produces MRDAQVPSRARAFAVGLAIVTLVGVDQAAKFWAWRTVSTVRINAGGDQFVSRSMSAWFAGPITGAILDVVNFALVLLALGALFRRPASPGLRPTGVLMLTGWASNLLDRLGLHFLTAPGSLRGVIDFVPIGRHFYNLADLYIGLGTAGFATCLLLSTVRRPMRRRRRMRLLLSRAAAPLEVLAPRIRPSAVVRPSRRGEPVRRWAGSAAAVGLVGAATAGAVTYGGISAPLAAAESAQTSAITYSTSLSDTGSDHNGATRWGATPQSATSGPTPGHQFSWPGATVAPSSDRP; encoded by the coding sequence GTGAGGGACGCACAGGTACCCAGCCGCGCACGCGCTTTCGCGGTCGGACTCGCGATAGTGACTCTGGTCGGCGTCGACCAGGCCGCCAAGTTCTGGGCGTGGCGCACTGTGAGCACCGTTCGCATCAACGCCGGGGGTGACCAGTTCGTCTCGCGGAGCATGAGTGCCTGGTTCGCGGGCCCGATCACCGGCGCGATCCTGGACGTCGTCAACTTCGCCCTCGTGCTGCTCGCCCTCGGCGCGCTGTTCCGGCGTCCTGCGTCGCCGGGACTGCGTCCGACGGGGGTGCTGATGCTCACCGGCTGGGCGAGCAACCTGCTCGATCGCCTGGGCCTGCATTTCCTCACCGCCCCCGGCAGCCTTCGCGGCGTGATCGACTTCGTTCCGATCGGACGTCATTTCTACAACCTGGCCGACCTCTACATCGGTCTCGGCACCGCCGGCTTCGCGACGTGTCTGCTCCTCTCCACGGTCCGCCGGCCGATGCGACGGCGTCGCCGGATGCGCCTGCTGCTCAGCCGGGCCGCCGCTCCGCTCGAGGTTCTCGCGCCCCGGATACGCCCGAGCGCCGTCGTGCGGCCCAGCCGGCGGGGCGAGCCGGTGCGGCGTTGGGCGGGTAGCGCCGCCGCGGTGGGTCTGGTCGGTGCGGCCACCGCCGGGGCCGTCACCTACGGCGGGATCAGCGCGCCGCTCGCGGCTGCCGAGAGCGCTCAGACCTCGGCCATCACCTATTCGACGTCGCTCTCCGACACGGGCTCGGACCACAACGGTGCCACCCGTTGGGGCGCCACCCCCCAGTCGGCGACCAGCGGCCCGACGCCGGGCCACCAGTTCTCCTGGCCCGGGGCTACCGTCGCGCCGTCCAGCGACCGGCCGTGA
- a CDS encoding PspC domain-containing protein translates to MTTTMNTPGGPNDPSGPLLPPPPAWRPPSAVRPPLRRSRTDRMLSGVAGGLGEYFGVDAVIFRVVFAVLSFFGGVGLIVYLACWVLIPEPEQPNSVFDRAVEQLRLRKIPPWIVIIGGALVVWAAWFSWWAPGPTFPAIAVIAVLLIVLVRRSARSNYPTGWVGGPPSAYPPFSPQSGPPESGFSQTGFPQAGFPVRPALWPSGPESGAGPAGATGPVPQPGGTEGDLGTEPTISLTKDATVPTGAPRPLDVPVPPFGQGEPPQRLAPPLNDFRVTMRDWYSEAREAQIERRRRRRPIRVAVGALLLVGLTVIGIVDAVNRVPFGSYLWFVFAVLGLGLLVSLIARRTVWEYLPPLLLLVPALIVMGATPASLTDGSGKSGLAPTSLAQLADERQFAGDTVLDLTKLPALTADRRVEITQAAGRVELRVPATLNVIVDATVHVGDIEVGQSRAVGDFVAGLNSSLVVSPGPGANTASPVLTVRVRLTAGHVQITRVPN, encoded by the coding sequence ATGACGACGACGATGAACACCCCAGGCGGACCGAACGACCCCAGCGGTCCCCTGTTGCCTCCCCCTCCCGCGTGGCGTCCGCCCAGTGCGGTGCGTCCGCCGCTGCGCCGCAGCCGGACCGACCGGATGCTCAGTGGCGTCGCCGGTGGCCTCGGTGAGTACTTCGGCGTGGATGCGGTGATCTTCCGGGTGGTGTTCGCGGTGCTGTCGTTCTTCGGCGGCGTCGGGTTGATCGTCTACCTGGCCTGCTGGGTACTGATCCCCGAACCCGAACAGCCGAACTCGGTGTTCGACCGCGCGGTGGAACAGCTTCGGCTTCGCAAGATCCCGCCGTGGATCGTGATCATCGGCGGTGCGCTGGTGGTGTGGGCGGCGTGGTTCTCCTGGTGGGCGCCCGGCCCGACCTTCCCGGCGATTGCGGTCATCGCGGTTCTGCTGATCGTGCTCGTACGACGCTCAGCCCGCAGCAACTACCCCACGGGCTGGGTCGGCGGGCCGCCCTCTGCGTACCCGCCGTTCTCCCCGCAATCCGGCCCTCCCGAATCCGGCTTCTCCCAAACCGGCTTCCCCCAAGCCGGCTTCCCCGTCAGGCCCGCCTTGTGGCCCTCCGGACCCGAATCTGGCGCGGGGCCCGCTGGGGCCACCGGGCCGGTTCCGCAGCCAGGCGGCACGGAGGGCGATCTCGGGACCGAGCCGACCATCTCGCTGACCAAGGACGCGACGGTGCCGACCGGTGCTCCGCGGCCGCTGGACGTGCCGGTGCCCCCGTTCGGCCAGGGCGAGCCGCCGCAGCGACTGGCACCGCCGCTCAACGACTTCCGGGTGACGATGCGGGACTGGTACTCCGAGGCGCGCGAGGCCCAGATCGAACGCAGACGACGTCGTCGCCCGATCAGGGTCGCCGTGGGCGCGTTGCTCCTGGTGGGCCTGACGGTCATCGGCATCGTGGATGCGGTGAATCGCGTCCCGTTCGGCAGCTACCTGTGGTTCGTGTTCGCCGTCCTCGGACTGGGCTTGCTGGTGAGCCTGATCGCGCGCCGGACGGTGTGGGAGTACCTGCCTCCACTGCTGCTGCTCGTCCCGGCCCTGATCGTGATGGGTGCGACGCCGGCGAGCCTGACCGACGGTTCGGGCAAGAGCGGGCTCGCGCCGACGAGCCTGGCGCAGCTGGCCGACGAGCGGCAGTTCGCCGGTGACACGGTGCTGGACCTGACCAAGCTGCCCGCTTTGACCGCAGACCGGCGCGTGGAGATCACGCAGGCGGCCGGACGAGTCGAGCTGCGCGTCCCGGCGACGTTGAACGTCATCGTGGACGCGACGGTGCACGTGGGCGATATCGAGGTCGGGCAGTCCCGAGCGGTCGGTGATTTCGTGGCCGGACTCAACAGCTCGCTTGTCGTGTCACCCGGGCCTGGTGCGAACACCGCGTCTCCCGTCCTGACGGTCCGAGTTCGGCTGACGGCCGGGCACGTCCAGATCACGCGCGTCCCCAATTGA